A single region of the Methanococcoides sp. AM1 genome encodes:
- a CDS encoding cupin domain-containing protein has protein sequence MDKGFSKDLSELMQFPSEGIFSTVLAKAEDYNYTLMCLAAGTNIDEHTSTKTGVVQVLKGKGVFRLFDKDIGMKEGTFIFMPANAPHSLQAEEDLAILLCLTK, from the coding sequence ATGGATAAAGGTTTTTCAAAGGATCTGAGTGAATTGATGCAGTTTCCATCTGAAGGGATCTTCAGTACGGTACTTGCCAAGGCTGAAGACTATAACTATACCCTGATGTGCCTTGCTGCCGGAACGAACATTGACGAACATACTTCTACGAAAACAGGAGTTGTTCAGGTCCTGAAAGGAAAAGGTGTTTTCAGATTGTTTGATAAGGATATCGGGATGAAGGAAGGTACCTTTATCTTCATGCCAGCAAATGCACCCCATTCTCTTCAGGCGGAGGAAGATCTGGCAATACTTCTTTGTCTCACAAAGTAA